From one Candidatus Eremiobacterota bacterium genomic stretch:
- a CDS encoding DUF4405 domain-containing protein: MKNDKVDFIMNGIMALIFSIVASSGIMMLFSRPGPHPRDLFEFLRHPIMPPFKMLLKIHVWFGLILTIFVITHAIRHWKWITAMIALINEDCKKQSEAVPADTTPPSPPPENLSE; the protein is encoded by the coding sequence ATGAAAAACGACAAAGTCGATTTTATCATGAACGGCATTATGGCACTGATCTTTTCCATCGTAGCCTCGTCGGGAATAATGATGCTCTTCTCCCGGCCGGGGCCTCACCCGCGGGATCTCTTTGAGTTCCTCCGCCACCCCATCATGCCGCCTTTCAAGATGCTCTTGAAGATCCATGTCTGGTTCGGCCTTATCCTCACTATCTTTGTCATCACCCACGCAATACGCCACTGGAAATGGATCACTGCAATGATTGCATTGATCAACGAGGACTGCAAAAAGCAGAGCGAAGCCGTGCCTGCCGACACGACGCCTCCTTCTCCCCCTCCGGAGAACCTTTCAGAATAA
- a CDS encoding serine/threonine-protein kinase gives MEEVFIKKYWLREELGRSPHSIVYLATDSDASREVAVKKLIVPSLLLRVQLEDTVRNFLDEVEKRSRFSHESIAELYDCFEHEQQIYLAEELAKGKTLAEFMKSGRYYTHVLQGVYLFQKIAEALCCAHDHGYLHRNFKPENIIISDDNTVKLTDFMVCSHLFREQKVRTLLDIDRFENLTPYSAPGVVDGKPLTKSANIFSLGVLMYEFFTGSHPFAGHNDEELYNNIGEKTPLHAKSLNPSLPEVLNYMIERAMKKDLTERYGDLRELLDDMEYLYQEKNFPNERFNLSKARRTRNTLFTAREVSRKFIAANLRKGAVLSGELLKKIRKQGEEAPGVFLEEDLEPSKVTKKKPILTDEESAAEKEEASLALIPSPVPPEEIRLDEPLFGRRKPFVQENRALLLSLGAILVFLFGVIYLASYLYYSRQKVSLSVTGRAGMAENKGSAELLVTCNVSDADVLLERVLGDFPPIEGKLDTTSNWRASNIAPGAYMVKITKSGFQPYIASVELKENDKAILNAEIGVSMPSMDITTDPPDAFINIDGQPLGLSPLKVYDRKPGDYRLTIQKDGYETYSEKVTVTGGEVLVRNILLQKQELAVAKKPSPSPVAKASPSPIPSPSTVPVIPPAFLAIDSSPASATVLLDGQEIGMTPLEYTVKPFRSSVMVTLKKKDYWEWKDSYELTPGGTQQIFADLSPTVAVTRTKVPVRPNPLAKETQGPIKFSYEAHYSRISVFEKLSGNELVLDFDRGRVEKSMESLADYLENALKDQGGQYQIRCFFALSADTRPSPPVATVTGSCQVLDSRGASLLEESEKAQFTCSPEAFELVEKTNNYAGYRVTNRQGATESASRIITRLTSRIEFAIRNSR, from the coding sequence ATGGAAGAAGTCTTCATAAAAAAATACTGGCTCAGGGAGGAACTGGGCAGAAGTCCCCACAGCATCGTCTATCTTGCCACGGACTCCGATGCCTCAAGAGAAGTGGCCGTCAAAAAGCTGATCGTGCCCTCCCTTCTCCTGCGGGTGCAGCTCGAAGATACCGTGAGGAACTTTCTGGATGAGGTGGAGAAGCGCTCCCGCTTCTCCCATGAGTCTATCGCCGAGCTCTATGACTGCTTTGAGCATGAACAGCAGATTTACCTTGCCGAAGAGCTCGCAAAGGGAAAAACCCTCGCCGAGTTTATGAAAAGCGGCCGTTATTATACTCACGTGCTCCAGGGAGTCTACCTTTTTCAGAAGATAGCCGAAGCTCTCTGCTGCGCCCATGATCATGGCTACCTCCACAGGAATTTCAAGCCGGAAAACATTATCATCTCAGATGATAATACCGTCAAGCTCACCGATTTCATGGTCTGCTCCCATCTTTTCCGGGAGCAGAAGGTGAGGACCCTGCTTGATATCGACAGGTTTGAGAACCTCACCCCTTACTCGGCTCCCGGGGTCGTGGACGGAAAGCCTCTCACAAAGAGCGCCAACATATTTTCCCTTGGGGTGCTCATGTATGAGTTCTTCACGGGAAGCCACCCCTTTGCGGGCCATAACGACGAGGAGCTTTACAATAATATCGGGGAGAAAACCCCCCTTCATGCGAAGTCCCTTAACCCTTCCCTTCCCGAGGTGCTGAACTACATGATTGAGAGGGCCATGAAGAAGGACCTGACGGAGCGCTATGGTGATTTGAGAGAGCTTCTCGATGACATGGAGTATCTTTACCAGGAGAAGAATTTTCCCAACGAGCGCTTCAACCTGAGCAAGGCGCGCAGGACACGGAACACCCTGTTCACTGCCCGTGAAGTCTCACGGAAGTTTATCGCGGCGAATCTCAGGAAGGGAGCGGTCCTCTCGGGAGAGCTGCTCAAGAAGATAAGGAAACAGGGGGAAGAGGCTCCGGGAGTGTTTCTTGAGGAAGACCTTGAGCCCTCAAAGGTGACCAAGAAAAAGCCCATACTCACCGACGAGGAGTCCGCTGCCGAAAAGGAGGAGGCTTCCCTTGCATTGATTCCCTCCCCTGTCCCGCCAGAGGAGATAAGGCTCGATGAGCCTCTGTTCGGGCGGCGCAAACCCTTCGTCCAGGAAAACAGGGCTCTTCTCCTCTCCCTCGGAGCAATCCTGGTGTTCCTTTTCGGTGTCATCTACCTTGCGTCGTACCTTTACTATTCCCGCCAGAAGGTCTCTCTTTCCGTGACCGGCAGGGCAGGAATGGCGGAAAACAAGGGCAGCGCAGAACTCCTTGTGACCTGCAATGTATCTGATGCCGATGTGCTCCTTGAGAGGGTGCTGGGGGACTTTCCCCCCATAGAGGGAAAGCTTGATACGACCTCCAACTGGAGGGCTTCAAATATTGCACCTGGCGCCTACATGGTGAAGATCACCAAAAGCGGCTTTCAGCCCTATATAGCCTCGGTGGAGCTTAAGGAGAATGACAAGGCCATTCTGAATGCCGAGATAGGCGTGTCAATGCCTTCGATGGACATTACCACCGATCCCCCTGATGCCTTCATAAACATTGACGGGCAGCCCCTGGGCCTCTCTCCCCTGAAGGTCTATGACAGGAAGCCCGGCGATTATCGCCTGACCATCCAGAAGGACGGCTATGAGACTTACAGCGAGAAGGTCACTGTCACCGGCGGCGAGGTGCTTGTCAGGAATATTCTTCTGCAGAAACAGGAGCTCGCCGTGGCAAAAAAGCCCTCTCCCTCGCCTGTCGCGAAGGCAAGCCCCAGCCCCATTCCCAGCCCTTCGACTGTTCCTGTGATCCCCCCAGCCTTCCTCGCCATAGATTCCTCTCCCGCAAGTGCCACTGTCTTGCTGGATGGCCAGGAAATAGGCATGACTCCCCTGGAATATACCGTAAAGCCTTTCCGGAGCTCTGTGATGGTGACGCTCAAGAAGAAGGATTACTGGGAGTGGAAGGATTCCTATGAGCTTACCCCCGGAGGAACGCAGCAGATCTTTGCCGATCTCTCGCCTACTGTCGCGGTGACAAGAACAAAGGTCCCTGTAAGGCCCAATCCTTTGGCGAAAGAGACGCAGGGCCCCATAAAATTCTCCTATGAAGCCCATTATTCAAGGATATCGGTATTTGAGAAGCTGAGCGGCAACGAGCTGGTCCTTGATTTTGACAGGGGCCGGGTGGAGAAAAGCATGGAAAGCCTGGCGGACTATCTCGAGAACGCCCTCAAGGACCAGGGAGGACAGTACCAGATCCGCTGCTTTTTCGCCCTTTCTGCCGATACAAGGCCAAGCCCCCCTGTCGCCACCGTGACAGGCTCATGCCAGGTGCTTGACAGCAGGGGGGCGTCTCTGCTTGAAGAATCGGAGAAGGCTCAGTTCACCTGCTCCCCCGAGGCTTTCGAGCTTGTTGAGAAGACCAACAACTACGCGGGGTACAGGGTTACGAACAGGCAGGGAGCCACGGAGAGCGCCTCCAGGATCATCACGAGACTCACCTCGAGAATAGAATTCGCCATAAGAAACTCCCGGTGA
- a CDS encoding succinate dehydrogenase iron-sulfur subunit, whose product MEKKHKGDQFIGREITFKVLRYDPGRDKKPYLKAYQFVLERGMTVLDGLMHIKETQDNTLAYRKSCRMGVCGSCGMLVNGKPVLACQTQISELGRAVVEVRPLPNYPLIRDVVPDLTQLFDKHQHIKPHIIRENWEEQDSPTAEYLQTPAELEQYLQFSYCIKCGCCIAACPTSSTDESYIGAQALGQCYRYAIDSRDEGFQQRIPLVDFPQGIWRCHFPGACSEACPKGVDPAFAIQLLKKEITLKILGMKKDRQGAKLAGPQENPRVVADVPAAPQKTAGK is encoded by the coding sequence ATGGAAAAAAAACATAAGGGCGATCAGTTTATCGGCAGGGAGATAACCTTCAAGGTCCTCCGCTACGATCCAGGCAGGGACAAGAAACCTTACCTGAAGGCATACCAGTTTGTCCTGGAGAGGGGCATGACGGTCCTGGACGGCCTCATGCATATCAAGGAGACCCAGGACAACACCCTGGCATACAGGAAATCCTGCAGGATGGGCGTCTGCGGCTCATGCGGCATGCTGGTGAACGGGAAGCCCGTCCTCGCCTGCCAGACGCAGATATCGGAGCTGGGCAGGGCCGTCGTGGAGGTCAGACCTCTCCCCAACTATCCTCTCATAAGGGATGTGGTGCCCGACCTGACGCAGCTCTTTGACAAGCACCAGCATATCAAGCCCCATATCATAAGGGAAAACTGGGAGGAGCAGGATTCTCCCACGGCGGAATATCTCCAGACCCCTGCTGAGCTGGAACAATACCTGCAGTTCTCTTACTGTATCAAGTGCGGCTGCTGCATCGCCGCGTGCCCCACCTCATCAACCGACGAGAGCTACATAGGGGCCCAGGCCCTTGGCCAGTGCTACCGCTATGCCATCGACTCCCGCGATGAAGGCTTTCAGCAGAGAATCCCCCTTGTTGACTTCCCCCAGGGAATATGGCGGTGCCATTTCCCGGGGGCCTGCTCTGAAGCATGCCCCAAGGGGGTCGATCCCGCCTTTGCCATCCAGCTCCTCAAGAAGGAGATAACCCTGAAGATCTTAGGAATGAAGAAAGACCGCCAGGGGGCAAAGCTTGCAGGTCCCCAGGAAAATCCCCGCGTGGTGGCCGATGTGCCTGCAGCCCCGCAAAAAACCGCAGGGAAATGA
- a CDS encoding radical SAM protein, whose amino-acid sequence MHILLVAQNINEQTNQELATPFGLLCLIAYVKKHMGDTVCFTLVDGLSEIPDDRYDMAGISSMSLYYPRALALATRLKKEHGIPVILGGPHATHMHHVLDRVFDVAVIGEGEETFLELVRLLDAKGRYEPHDLALIKGIAYQEEGAFVSTPPRPLIEPLDSLPFPDRSHWDLKGRIKWVISSRGCPYGCIFCSIARSKYRQTSVDYFVEEVKYLKNTYHSDIIAVQDDLFCASKTRLAAVVEGLEREGLRGRVGFGVSMRADLLDEESVKLLKAMKVLKVFVGAESGSEPILQYYKDGKLSVAEIQHALDLCFEYDIKVEGSFIIGAPGETAEDLMATYRFTFDNYKAGKLGFAAINILTPYPGSKVWEYAASRGLVSDTMDWTRLDLNLRNFDPYRCVYLNEKIPLVEFVDYLEIFEELNAITTGAGLPNVKGKAWASRLDRERINKFKAEPAARE is encoded by the coding sequence ATGCATATCCTGCTTGTCGCCCAGAATATCAATGAACAGACCAACCAGGAGCTTGCCACGCCTTTCGGGCTCCTCTGCCTGATTGCCTACGTGAAAAAGCATATGGGCGACACAGTCTGTTTTACCCTTGTGGACGGCCTCTCTGAGATCCCCGATGACCGCTACGACATGGCAGGAATCTCCTCGATGAGCCTCTATTATCCAAGGGCGCTGGCACTGGCGACAAGGTTGAAGAAGGAGCATGGAATCCCCGTCATACTGGGGGGTCCCCATGCCACCCATATGCACCATGTGCTCGATAGAGTCTTTGATGTCGCCGTCATAGGAGAAGGGGAGGAGACTTTCCTTGAGCTCGTCAGGCTTTTGGACGCCAAGGGAAGGTATGAGCCCCATGATCTGGCCCTGATAAAAGGGATTGCCTACCAGGAGGAGGGGGCTTTCGTGAGCACGCCCCCCCGGCCTCTCATTGAGCCTCTCGACAGCCTTCCTTTCCCGGACCGCTCCCACTGGGACCTCAAGGGGAGGATAAAGTGGGTCATAAGCTCACGGGGATGCCCCTACGGGTGCATTTTCTGCTCAATCGCCCGTTCAAAATACCGGCAGACTTCCGTCGATTACTTTGTAGAGGAGGTAAAGTACCTGAAAAATACTTACCACAGCGATATTATTGCGGTGCAGGACGACCTCTTCTGCGCAAGCAAAACCCGCCTGGCGGCCGTCGTGGAGGGCCTTGAAAGGGAAGGGCTCAGGGGCAGGGTGGGCTTCGGCGTCTCCATGAGGGCCGATCTACTGGATGAGGAGTCAGTGAAGCTTCTCAAGGCAATGAAGGTCCTCAAGGTCTTTGTCGGGGCCGAGTCAGGGTCAGAGCCCATTCTCCAGTATTACAAGGATGGAAAGCTCAGCGTCGCGGAGATTCAGCATGCCCTTGATCTCTGCTTCGAATATGATATCAAGGTGGAAGGCTCTTTTATCATAGGGGCTCCCGGGGAGACCGCCGAAGATCTCATGGCGACATACCGCTTTACTTTTGATAATTATAAGGCAGGAAAGCTCGGATTTGCCGCCATCAACATTCTCACGCCGTACCCCGGGAGCAAGGTCTGGGAATATGCGGCATCCCGGGGCCTTGTTTCCGATACCATGGACTGGACCCGCCTGGACCTGAACCTTCGCAATTTTGATCCCTACCGCTGCGTCTATCTCAACGAAAAAATACCTCTCGTGGAGTTTGTGGACTACCTCGAGATATTCGAGGAACTCAATGCCATCACGACGGGCGCGGGTCTTCCCAACGTGAAGGGGAAGGCATGGGCATCGAGGCTTGACAGGGAGAGGATTAACAAATTCAAGGCCGAACCGGCGGCTCGGGAATAA
- a CDS encoding acetate/propionate family kinase, whose amino-acid sequence MHIMVVTAGKNKGTLSLRMGFVDTSGGKVPMKVSITGIGGKEPFLVAEKEGLREEAPVQARNFAEAAALSMEKMLSPQGGIVQSLREIDAMAHRFVHGGEKFKNHCVVDEPVMDGIRECIPLAPLENPYSLITLEASLELAPGVLHLALFETSFHRTLPDYAYVYGIPYEYYVKFGIRRFGFHGMLHHFLALEAEKFLARPAAELRLITCVAGEGASMAAVRGGKSIDTSMGFTPLEGLFMDTRCGDIDPSIVTFLMEKNGFSYHEIRQVLNEKSGLAGISGISGNADELMAAVEEGSYKAKLALDIFCYRFKKYVGAYIAALGGLDALVVTGDPALASFVGKRCTAGLECLGINRDENKEPSDRAPCDMASPESAVRIFVVPCQEEMAMAREAEKVLESRA is encoded by the coding sequence ATGCACATCATGGTCGTGACGGCCGGCAAGAATAAGGGAACCCTTTCACTGCGGATGGGGTTTGTTGACACAAGCGGAGGTAAAGTGCCGATGAAGGTTTCCATCACAGGCATCGGAGGGAAAGAGCCCTTTCTTGTGGCGGAAAAGGAGGGCCTTCGGGAAGAGGCCCCCGTGCAGGCCCGAAATTTTGCGGAGGCGGCAGCCCTGTCCATGGAGAAAATGCTCTCCCCCCAGGGCGGAATAGTGCAGAGCCTGAGGGAGATTGACGCCATGGCCCACCGTTTCGTCCACGGGGGGGAGAAATTCAAGAACCACTGCGTCGTCGATGAGCCCGTGATGGACGGCATAAGGGAGTGCATCCCCCTGGCCCCTCTTGAGAACCCATACAGCCTCATCACTCTCGAGGCATCTCTCGAACTCGCTCCGGGGGTGCTCCACCTTGCCCTTTTCGAGACCTCCTTCCACAGGACTCTTCCTGATTATGCCTATGTGTACGGAATCCCTTATGAATACTATGTGAAGTTCGGGATCCGCCGCTTCGGGTTCCATGGCATGCTTCACCACTTCCTTGCCCTCGAGGCTGAAAAGTTCCTCGCAAGGCCTGCCGCTGAGCTGCGCCTTATCACATGCGTTGCCGGCGAAGGGGCAAGCATGGCTGCCGTCAGGGGCGGCAAATCCATCGACACCTCCATGGGCTTCACCCCCCTGGAAGGGCTCTTCATGGACACAAGATGTGGTGATATTGACCCTTCCATTGTGACGTTCCTTATGGAAAAAAATGGCTTCTCATACCACGAAATCCGGCAGGTGCTGAATGAGAAAAGCGGCCTGGCAGGGATTTCTGGCATATCGGGAAATGCAGATGAGCTTATGGCCGCAGTGGAAGAGGGCAGCTACAAGGCAAAGCTCGCCCTTGACATATTCTGCTACCGCTTTAAGAAGTACGTGGGGGCCTACATCGCAGCGCTGGGAGGGCTCGACGCCCTGGTTGTGACGGGTGATCCCGCCCTTGCATCCTTTGTGGGGAAAAGATGTACTGCCGGGCTTGAGTGCCTGGGCATCAATAGAGACGAAAATAAAGAGCCTTCTGATAGAGCCCCCTGTGATATGGCCTCCCCTGAGAGCGCCGTGAGGATTTTTGTAGTGCCCTGCCAGGAAGAGATGGCTATGGCACGTGAAGCGGAAAAGGTGCTTGAATCACGGGCATGA
- a CDS encoding succinate dehydrogenase/fumarate reductase flavoprotein subunit, with translation MGQMFTHDVLILGTGIAGLRAALEISIRSKGKADIALISKVQLMRSHSVGAEGGTAAVLRPEEGDTLELHAWDTVKGSDFLADQDVVDRFVRLMPLEIKKLEHWGIPWSRREDGRIDQRPFGGHSFPRAVYASDKTGFFEMQTLYDTLTRFDNVTRYDEWFATSIIHRDGSFCGITAIDMTSGEFITLQGKALIIASGGIGRVSGFTTYSYSCTGDGCAMAYRAGIPLKDMEFIQFHPTGLIPSGVLMTEACRGEGGFLKNSKGERFMERYAPSRMELAPRDIVSRSIMTEIKEGKGFKGPRGLDYIHLDLTHLGAACINERLGFIRELSMKFVDIDPIEEPIPIRPVWHYLMGGIHTDSNYGTPMKGVWAAGEAACASLHGGNRLGTNSTAECLTSGQITGEETWKYLSGKEGMPQVDQGQVDDHRKLLYESLYEGDGSENTYQIRKDLQNTVDVSLGVYREAGPMKEGLEKIRDLKDRYKKLRVHDKSKAYNTDFLFAIELGFMLDVAEIVASGALTREESRGGHARIDFSSRDDDKWLKHTLARYSPEGPRFDYLPVTITNWKPVERKY, from the coding sequence ATGGGACAAATGTTTACCCATGATGTGCTTATTTTAGGCACAGGGATAGCGGGACTGCGTGCAGCACTTGAAATAAGCATCAGGAGCAAGGGAAAGGCTGATATTGCCCTCATCTCGAAGGTACAGCTCATGCGTTCCCACTCAGTCGGCGCCGAAGGAGGCACCGCTGCAGTGCTCCGCCCTGAAGAGGGCGACACTCTAGAGCTCCATGCCTGGGACACCGTGAAGGGCAGCGACTTTCTGGCCGACCAGGACGTGGTGGACCGCTTTGTGCGCCTTATGCCGCTCGAGATCAAGAAGCTGGAGCACTGGGGGATCCCATGGAGCAGGCGTGAAGACGGCCGCATCGACCAGCGGCCTTTCGGGGGCCACAGCTTCCCGAGAGCCGTCTATGCCTCCGACAAGACCGGCTTTTTCGAGATGCAGACCCTCTATGACACCCTCACGCGCTTTGACAACGTGACGCGCTACGATGAGTGGTTCGCCACCTCGATAATTCACCGCGACGGCTCCTTCTGCGGCATCACCGCCATCGACATGACAAGCGGCGAGTTCATCACCCTGCAGGGGAAAGCCCTTATCATTGCCTCAGGAGGAATAGGCCGCGTCTCCGGTTTTACCACCTACTCATACAGCTGCACGGGTGACGGCTGCGCAATGGCTTACCGGGCAGGCATTCCCCTCAAGGACATGGAGTTCATCCAGTTCCATCCCACAGGCCTCATTCCCTCGGGAGTCCTCATGACAGAGGCATGCCGCGGTGAAGGCGGCTTCCTTAAAAACAGCAAGGGGGAGCGCTTCATGGAGCGTTACGCCCCCAGCCGCATGGAACTCGCGCCCCGTGATATCGTCTCAAGATCGATTATGACTGAGATAAAGGAGGGGAAAGGATTCAAGGGCCCACGGGGTCTTGATTATATTCACCTCGATCTCACCCACCTCGGCGCAGCATGCATAAACGAGAGGCTTGGCTTCATCCGCGAGCTCTCGATGAAGTTCGTGGATATCGATCCCATTGAGGAGCCCATTCCCATCCGCCCCGTGTGGCATTACCTGATGGGAGGCATCCACACCGACAGCAACTACGGGACCCCGATGAAGGGCGTATGGGCTGCCGGAGAAGCGGCATGTGCGAGCCTTCATGGAGGAAACCGCCTCGGCACCAACTCCACCGCCGAGTGCCTCACCTCCGGCCAGATTACCGGCGAGGAGACCTGGAAGTATCTGTCGGGAAAAGAGGGTATGCCCCAGGTCGATCAGGGCCAGGTGGATGATCACAGGAAGCTCCTCTACGAAAGCCTTTATGAAGGTGATGGAAGCGAAAACACCTACCAGATAAGGAAGGACCTTCAGAACACCGTTGACGTGAGCCTGGGGGTATATCGCGAAGCGGGCCCGATGAAGGAAGGGCTTGAAAAGATAAGGGATCTCAAGGACCGCTATAAAAAGCTCCGTGTTCATGACAAGAGCAAGGCCTATAACACCGATTTCCTTTTCGCCATAGAGCTCGGCTTCATGCTGGACGTCGCTGAGATTGTCGCCAGCGGGGCCCTCACCAGGGAGGAATCGCGGGGAGGTCACGCACGGATTGACTTCTCTTCAAGAGATGATGATAAATGGCTCAAGCACACTCTTGCAAGGTATTCACCAGAAGGCCCGCGCTTTGACTACCTCCCCGTGACAATAACCAACTGGAAGCCTGTCGAGAGGAAATATTAG
- the hemA gene encoding glutamyl-tRNA reductase — MDHILLIGINHKNAPVEIREIFSFGQEGTGLSLRELAKLPLVAEGALLSTCNRTEFYLVSPEGTRSPQGYCRLLCRLLGVPWQQVRAYFYFQKGAAAVTHLFSVASGLDSMIKGESQILGQVKQALAAARESHAALSVINKLFLGAIRTGKRARAETGINQGFSSVSSAAVAFAVETLGTLCGKKVLLIGAGTAGTLALRAVVQAGAGKIYLANRTYEKARILGKKYKVKSLHIEEVGAILPEVDVVISSAAAPFHLITESSLQAALPLRKPLLLIDLAVPRSIDPLIGHVEGATLYNIDDLGATSGRFSQAYDEEKIYRIMEEEKLRFFQFLSTRKVVPLIKELKRQFEEIRTLSLSRISLMYKLDDKERRAFEKLYRKIMHQALHRIITGIKDINSGDSCP, encoded by the coding sequence ATGGACCACATTCTCCTTATCGGCATCAACCACAAAAACGCCCCTGTCGAGATAAGGGAAATATTTTCCTTTGGTCAGGAGGGGACTGGCCTTTCCCTGAGGGAGCTTGCAAAGCTTCCCCTGGTGGCCGAGGGGGCCCTCCTTTCAACGTGCAACAGGACAGAGTTCTACCTGGTTTCCCCGGAGGGAACGAGGAGTCCCCAGGGCTACTGCCGGCTGCTGTGCCGGCTCCTGGGAGTTCCCTGGCAGCAGGTGAGAGCTTATTTTTATTTCCAAAAAGGCGCAGCGGCCGTGACGCACCTCTTTTCAGTGGCCTCGGGGCTGGATTCCATGATAAAGGGGGAATCCCAGATCCTGGGGCAGGTAAAGCAGGCCCTCGCCGCTGCCCGTGAGAGCCACGCAGCGCTGTCGGTTATCAACAAGCTTTTTCTCGGAGCCATAAGAACAGGAAAAAGGGCTCGTGCCGAGACAGGCATAAACCAGGGCTTTTCATCGGTGAGCTCAGCCGCCGTGGCTTTCGCCGTTGAGACTCTTGGCACCCTCTGCGGCAAAAAAGTTCTTCTTATCGGGGCCGGCACGGCGGGAACACTTGCCCTTCGCGCGGTAGTTCAGGCCGGTGCAGGAAAGATCTACCTTGCCAACAGGACCTATGAAAAAGCCCGGATCCTCGGAAAAAAATACAAGGTGAAAAGCCTTCACATAGAGGAAGTGGGGGCCATTCTCCCTGAGGTGGATGTCGTCATCTCATCGGCAGCGGCGCCCTTCCATCTGATCACAGAAAGCTCTCTTCAGGCTGCCCTCCCCCTCAGAAAGCCCCTCCTGCTTATCGATCTTGCCGTTCCGCGCTCCATAGATCCCCTCATAGGGCACGTTGAAGGTGCCACGCTTTACAACATCGATGACCTTGGAGCCACGAGCGGCAGGTTCTCACAGGCATACGACGAGGAGAAGATATACAGGATCATGGAGGAGGAAAAACTGCGGTTTTTCCAGTTTCTCAGCACGAGAAAAGTCGTGCCCCTCATAAAGGAACTCAAGAGACAGTTTGAAGAGATAAGGACCCTCTCCCTCTCGAGGATCTCACTCATGTATAAACTGGATGATAAGGAGAGAAGGGCTTTTGAGAAGCTTTACAGGAAAATCATGCATCAGGCCCTGCACAGGATCATCACAGGCATAAAAGATATCAACAGCGGAGATTCATGCCCGTGA
- the dcd gene encoding dCTP deaminase yields the protein MCVLTHDEILAEIEKKAIVITPFNPEHVGPGSVDLHLGNEFRVFKKLHEIYHVDDNSDFNEVTELIPVKDYFVLMPGESVLGITEERITLPPYISGWLEGRSRFARLGLMVHITASFMHPGIDNHQVLELSNVSPMPLALHPGTKICQFIFQKTIGEATYKGIFMHQDRP from the coding sequence ATGTGCGTGCTGACCCATGATGAGATTCTCGCCGAAATAGAGAAGAAAGCCATAGTGATTACCCCTTTTAACCCTGAGCATGTGGGGCCGGGGTCCGTGGACCTCCACCTGGGAAACGAATTCCGTGTCTTCAAAAAGCTCCATGAGATTTATCATGTTGACGACAACTCGGATTTCAACGAAGTGACAGAGCTCATCCCGGTGAAGGACTATTTTGTGCTGATGCCGGGAGAATCGGTCCTTGGCATCACCGAGGAGCGGATCACCCTCCCCCCCTATATCTCGGGATGGCTCGAGGGCCGGAGCCGTTTTGCAAGGCTGGGCCTCATGGTCCATATCACGGCGTCGTTCATGCACCCCGGCATTGACAACCACCAGGTGCTCGAGCTGAGCAACGTGAGCCCCATGCCTCTGGCTCTTCACCCCGGCACCAAGATCTGCCAGTTCATCTTCCAGAAGACCATAGGAGAAGCCACTTACAAGGGTATCTTCATGCACCAGGACAGACCGTAA